In Bradyrhizobium sp. WBOS07, the genomic window TGCATTGCGAGAAGATTCACGTGCGTTGACCCGGTCCTTTCGGTTCCGGATTCCTCAGCCCCCAGCCCCCCGGGGTCGAACAGGATCGGGTCTGTACGCGCCACAAGGAGGGCCAACGCAAGTTGGTCCTTTTTTGTTTGTGCCGGGATGTTGCTGGCGACGTGCGACCGTCTCTCCAAGCATCCGAGGCAAGACTCTCTCGCCTCATCCTGAGGGCCGCGCACTTGCGCGGCGTCTCGAAGATGACAGGCCCGAGCTGCACCGGCGGGGGCCTTGCATGGTTCGAGACGCGCGCAAGGGTGCGCTCCTCACCATGAGGATTGAGAATATGTTCGACTCAAAGATTCGAAGCGCGCTCTTCAATGCAGCGACGTGTACGCCGCGCCCAGCATCGGGCCCGGTCGTTCGCGGCTGCCGTCCTGGACGTAGACCACAGCGCCATCGACGCCGTCGCGCGTGAGGTTCTCGATCGGCACCGTCCAGCTTTCCGGACGCCCGGTCCAGTCGCCGACCTTGAGCAGGTTGCGCACCACGTTGTGATAGGTGACCTGCTGCCCGCGATTCTCGCCGCGGGTGATCGCGATCGGCACCGACTTGGCGATCGAGCAGATCCAGACCTCGCCGCGCGAGACGGCCGGCTCGTTGCTCGCGGCGACCGAGACGTTGATCTGCTTGCCCGCGAGCGACATGGTCACCGGCACGCTCATCACGCCCGTACCCTTGGTGGCCTTGCCGATCGCATTCTCGATGCCGGCACGATCGTTTCCGACGACATGGGTGGAGCCGTTGACCACGACCTGCGGGGTGTAGACCTCGCGGTCGCCACGCATGCGCGAATAGGCGCGCTGCCGCGCCGAGAAACGCGAATCCGCCAGCGTGTCCTTCCAGCCCAGATAGTCCCAATAATCGATCGGCATGCTCAGCGCGATGATCGACGGGTCTTTCGAAAGATCGCCGATGATCTGGTCGGCGGGCGGGCAGGACGAGCAGCCCTGCGAGGTGAACAGTTCGACGACGGCACGGGGTTCAGCCTCGGCGGGCCGGATAACGGCGACGATGGCACAGATGCCGAGAGCTCCCGACCAGAGCGCACCAGACCAACGCGAAAGATGAGAAGCCGTCATTGCTGTCATGTCGAACGTCACACACCGTCACTCATAGGGAAGGATTCTATCGCCTGATGGTCACCGTAGTCTTACGGGCACGGCACGCCTGTCCGTCCGATGCGAAGCTTTTCGCCGGGCGGGCCGATCCGAAGCGTGCCGCAAACGCGCGAAGGCGGCCTTGTGATAGGCCGCCTTCGTTTGGGCTTCTACTCACTTCGCAGTGAGCCATTGTTCACAAATCCGCGCTTACGCCGCGAGCTTGCGCAGCACGTAGTGCAGGATACCGCCGTTGCGGTAGTAGTCGAGCTCGTCCAGCGTATCGATGCGGCAGAGCAGCGAAACGCGCTGCAACGAGCCGTCGCCGGAGACGATCTCCGCGGTCAGCTTCTGGCGCGGCTTGAGGTCGCCGACGAGGCCGCGCAGCGTGACCTTCTCGTCGCCCTTCAGGCCGAGCGAGGACCAGGAGGTGCCTTCCTCGAAGGTCAGCGGCAGCACGCCCATACCGACGAGGTTGGAGCGATGGATGCGCTCGAAGCTCTGGCAGATCACGGCGCGCACGCCGAGCAGGCGCGTGCCCTTGGCCGCCCAGTCGCGCGAGGAGCCGTTGCCGTATTCGGCACCGGCGAACACCACCAGCGGCACCTTCTCTTCCTGGTACTTCATCGCGGCGTCATAGATCGACATCTGCTCGCCGTCGGGCCAGTGCTTGGTGAGGCCGCCTTCCGGAATGTTGCCGTCGGCGCCCTTCAGCATGAAGTTCTTGATGCGGATGTTGGCGAAGGTGCCACGCATCATCACTTCGTGGTTGCCGCGGCGCGTGCCGTACTGGTTGAAGTCGGCAGGACGCACCTGGTGCTCGCTGAGATACTTGCCCGCGGGCGAGGTGAGCTTGATCGAACCGGCCGGCGAGATGTGGTCGGTGGTGATCTTGTCGCCGAACATGGCGAGGATGCGCGCCTCGACGATATCGGTGACCGGCTCCGGCTCCTTCTTCATGCCGTCGAAATAGGGCGGGTTCTGCACGTAGGTCGAAGACATGTTCCAGCGATAGGTCTCGCTCTCGACCGTCTTGATCTTGCGCCAGTTGGTGTCGCCCTTGAACACGTCGGCGTACTTCTTCTTGAAGATCGACGCGGTCACGAACTTCTTCATGAAGGCGTTGATCTCCTTGGTCGTCGGCCAGATGTCCTTCAGGTACACCGGCTTGCCGTCCTTGCCCTCGCCGAGCGGCTCGGTGGCGAGGTTCTTGGTGACGCTGCCGGCGAGCGCATAGGCAACGACCAGCGGCGGCGAGGCCAGGTAGTTCGCCTGCACGTCCGGCGAGACGCGGCCTTCGAAGTTGCGGTTGCCGGAGAGCACGGCGGCCGCGACCACACCGTTGTCGTTGATCGATTTCGAGATCTCTTCAGGCAGCGGACCGGAATTGCCGATGCAGGTGGTGCAGCCGAAGCCGACCAGGTTGAAGCCGACCTTGTCGAGATAGGGCTGCAGGCCGGAATTGGCGAGATATTCGGCGACCACCTGGCTGCCCGGGGCGAGCGAGGTCTTCACCCACGGCTTGGCCTTGAGGCCCTTCGCCGCGGCGTTGCGCGCCAGCAGGCCGGCGCCGATCAGGACGCTCGGATTTGAGGTGTTGGTGCAGGAGGTGATCGCGGCGATCACGACGTCGCCATGGCCGATGTCGAAGTTCTTGCCTTCGACCGGGAAGCGCTTGGTGGGCTCCTCGGCCTTCTTGTACTCGCTGCCGAGCGCAAGCGAGAAGCCCTCCGCGACGGTCGGCAGCGCGATGCGGCCTTCGGGGCGCTTCGGGCCGGCCATCGACGGCACGACGTCGCCGAGGTCGAGGGTCAGCGTTTCCGTGAACACCGGATCGGGCGACTTGGCGGTGCGGAACAGGCCCTGCGCCTTGGCATAGGCCTGCACCAGCGCAACGCGCGCCGAGGCACGGCCGGAGGTCTTGAGATAGTCGAGCGCGGCGGCGTCCACGGGGAAGAAGCCGCAGGTCGCGCCGTATTCAGGCGCCATGTTGGCGATGGTGGCCTTGTCGGCGACGGAGAGGTGGTCGAGACCGGGGCCGAAGAACTCGACGAACTTGCCGACCACGCCGAGCTTGCGCAGCATCTGCGTCACGGTCAGCACGAGGTCGGTGGCGGTGACGCCTTCCTTCAGCGCGCCCTTCAGCTTGAAGCCGACGACGTTGGGCAGCAGCATCGACAGCGGCTGGCCGAGCATGCAGGCTTCCGCCTCGATGCCGCCGACGCCCCAGCCGAGCACGGCCAGGCCGTTGACCATGGTGGTGTGGGAATCGGTGCCCACGAGCGAATCGGGATAGGCGACCTCGAAGGTGCCGGTCTTCTTGCCGACCGTCATCTTCTCCTTCTTGGTCCAGACCGTCTGGGCCAGGTATTCCAGGTTGACCTGGTGGCAGATGCCGGTGCCGGGCGGCACCACCGAGAAGTTCGAGAACGCCTTCTGGCCCCACTTCAGGAACTCGTAGCGCTCCTGGTTCTGCTTGTATTCCTCGGTGACGTTCTTGCCGAAGGCCTTGTTGTCGCCGAAGAAGTTCACGATCACGGAATGGTCGATGACGAGGTCGACCGGCACCAGGGGATTGATCTTCTCGGCATCGCCGCCGAGCTTCTGCATCGCGTTGCGCATCGCGGCGAGGTCGACCACCGCCGGCACGCCGGTGAAGTCCTGCATCAGCACGCGCGCCGGGCGGAACGCGATCTCATGTTCCAGCGACTTCTTGCGCAGCCATTTGGAGACGGCGACGATGTCCTCTTTCTTGACCGAACGGCCGTCCTCGTTGCGCAGCAGGTTCTCGAGCAGCACCTTCATCGAATAGGGGAGTTTGGAAATTCCCTTCAGACCATTCTTCTCGGCCGTGGGCAGGCTGTAATAGACGTAGGTCTTGGCGCCGACCTTGAGGGTCTTTTTGCATTTGAAGCTGTCGAGCGAGGTCATGTAGGAATCCCAATTGTTAGCTATACCCGGCAGGGTATCTTAACACCGTCAGCGTATCAGGCTGGGCCGCTTGCAGGGGCAGGTTGAGTTGCTGCATCAAGTAGTTCCGGGCTTATAGAAGCTTTCTAACCGCACCGCCACAGCCACAATCGTGCCGCAGCAATCGCGAGCCAAAAATTCCCATGCGCTACCCCAAGTTTTCCTGAGGCCCGGCTTTGAGTGAATTGAAACGAGGCGAGATGCGGCTCTCCGGACAGGGAGTTGCCTGCGTGCGGGGCGGCCGCCAGGTGTTTGCCGGGCTCGATTTCGCCGCGGTCTCCGGCGAGGCCGTGGCGGTGGTCGGCCGCAACGGCTCGGGCAAGACCTCGCTGCTGCGGCTGATCGCGGGCCTGCTGGTGCCGGCGGGCGGCCAGATCGCGCTCGCGGGCGGCGATGCCGAGCTGACGCTGCCCGAGCAGTGCCATTATCTCGGCCATCGCGATGCCCTGAAGCCGGCCCTCAGCGTGGCGGAGAACCTGACCTTTTGGGCTGATTTCCTGGGCGGCGAGCGCGGTGACGCCGCCGCGACCCTCGCCACCGTCGGGCTCGACCATGCCACCCATCTGCCTGCGGGCTTCCTCTCGGCGGGCCAGCGCCGCCGGCTGTCGCTGGCCCGCCTGCTGACCGTCCGCCGCCCGGTCTGGCTGCTGGACGAGCCCACCAATGCGCTAGACGTTGCCGGCCAGGACATGTTTGGCGGCCTGATGCGCGAGCACCTGTCGCGCGGCGGCCTCATCGTCGCGGCGACCCATGCCCCGCTCGGGATCGAATCGCGGGAGCTGCGGATCGGGGGTGCGGCGTGATTTCCCTGCACCCTCAGCTTTCCGAGCGGCTGGGCACCGGCCTCTCCGTTCCCTCGCCTCTCTCCTCTGGGGGAGCCTTCGTCGTCGAGACACCCTCTCCCCGGCCCTCCCTCGCAAGCGGGGGAGGGAGCGCACCGCCCCTGGGGCGCGCCGGAGCCACCCCATGACCGCCCTGTCTGCCCTCATTCGCCGGGACATCCGGATCGCGCTCCGCGTCGGCGGCGGGGCGCTGATCGGGGTGCTGTTCTTCCTGACCGTGGTGGTGCTGATGCCGTTCGCGGTCGGGCCGGATCTGGCGCTGCTGTCGCGGCTGGGGCCGGCCATCCTCTGGCTCGGCGCGCTGCTGGCGAGCCTGCTGACCCTGGACCGGCTGTTCATGGCCGACCACGAGGACGGCTCGCTCGACCTGATCACGATGAGCCGGACCCCGCTGGAACTCGCCTGCGCCGCCAAGGCGCTGGCGCATTGGCTGGCGGCGGGCCTGCCGCTGATTGTCGCAACCCCCGTGCTCGGCCTGCTGCTCAACCTCGACATGGTCGCGACCGGGGCGGTGGCGCTGACGCTGCTGGCGGGCACCCCGGCGCTGACGTTCACCGGCATGATCGGCGCGGCGCTGGCGGTCACGCTGCACCGCGGCGGCCTGCTGATGGCGGTGCTGGTGCTGCCGCTGTCGATTCCGGTGCTGATTTTCGGGGTTGCGGCCTCGCAGGCCGTGATCGTCGGCCCGATGACGTTCGGCGCGCCGTTCTCGATCCTGTGCGCGCTGTCGCTGGTCAGCCTCGTGATCGGTCCCTTCGCAGCTGCAGCGAGCCTGCGCCACGGGCTCGATTGAGATGCACGCGACCGGCCTTGACCCCGATCAACTTTCGCCCCGCGCTTTCGTGCTGATTGCCTGAGCGGCCATCGATGATTATCAGGGTACCATGTCACTGATCGACCTCGCCAACCCCACGCGGTTCCTCGCGCTGACAGCGCGGGTCCTGCCGTGGCTCGCGGCCGCGACCGTCGTCCTGCTCGCGATCGGTCTCTATCAAGCCGCGCTCGCGCCCGACGACTACCAGCAGGGCGCGACGGTGAAGATCATGTTCATCCACGTGCCCAACGCCTGGCTGTCGATGTTCGTCTGGGGCGTCATGAGCATCGCCTCGCTGGGCACGCTGGTGTGGCGGCATCCGCTCGCCGACGTCGCCGCCAAGGCGGCTGCTCCGATCGGCGCCGCCTTCACCTTCCTGGCGCTGCTTACCGGCTCGCTGTGGGGCCGGCCGATGTGGGGCACCTATTGGGAATGGGATGCGCGGCTGACCTCGGTGCTGATCCTGTTCCTGATGTATCTCGGCCTGATGGCGCTGTGGCGCGCGGTCGACGATCCCTCGCGCGCGGCACGCGCCGCCGCGGTGCTGACCCTGGTCGGCGCGCTCAATCTGCCGATCATCAAATTCTCGGTCGACTGGTGGAACACGCTGCACCAGCCGGCCTCGGTGATGCGCATGGGCGGATCGGCCCTCGACAAATCGTTCCTGATTCCGCTGCTGGTGATGGCGGTCGCGTTCACGCTGCTGTTCGTGACGCTGCATCTGGCGGCGATGCGCAACGAGATCCTGCGCCGCCGGGTCCGCTCCCTGCAGATGATGCAGGCGAGCCGCGTCGCATTCTCGAGCGAGATGGGCGCCGGCTCGCACGGGCAAAATGCGAACGAAGTCGGGGCCGCATGATGATGTCGCTCGGTCCCTATGCATCCTTCATCGTGACGTCCTATGCGGCGGCGGCGTTCGTGGTCGCGATCCTGATCGGCTGGATCGCGCTCGATTATCGCAATCAGACCCAGCGCCTGCGCGAGCTGGAGGAGCGCGGCATCACGCGCCGGTCCGGCCGCAGTGCGACGGACCTGCGATGAGCGATCAACCCGCCTCCGCGGCGCCGCAGCGCCGCACCTTCCTGATGGTGCTGCCGCTGATCGCCTTCATCGGCCTTGCGCTGCTGTTCTGGTTCCGGCTCGGCAGCGGCGATATCTCACGGATTCCTTCGGCGCTGATCGGCCGTCCGGCGCCGCAGACCATTTTGCCTGAGCTCGCGGGATTGCAGGACAACGGCGCGCAGGTGCCGGGCCTCGATCCCGCCGCGTTCAAGGGCAAGGTCAGCCTCGTCAATGTGTGGGCGTCCTGGTGCGTGCCGTGCCACGACGAGGCGCCGCTGCTGACCGAGCTCGCCAAGGACAAACGCTTCCAGCTGGTCGGCATCAATTACAAAGACGCCGCCGACAACGCGCGCCGCTTCCTCGGCCGCTACGGCAACCCGTTCAGCCGTGTCGGCGTCGACGCCAACGGCCGCGCCTCGATCGAATGGGGCGTCTACGGCGTGCCGGAGACATTCGTCGTCGGCCCCGAGGGCACCATCGTCTACAAGCTGGTCGGCCCGATCACGCCGGACAATCTGCGGACGGTGCTGATGCCGCAGATGGAGAAGGCGTTGAAGGCCGGCTCGTAAGCCATCTCGTGCCCCGGACGCAGCGCAGCGATCCTTCATCGATGCGCCTGCAGAGCCGGGGCCCATGTCACCACGACGTCACGTTTGGAAAGAGACTGGGTCCCGGCTCGCGCTTCGCGCGTCCGGGACACGGGACCGTCAGCCCTTGCTGATGTCCCCCGCCTCGGCCTCGCTCCTCTCCAGCGACACCGGCTCGAGATGGTAGCGTTTCGTCAGCGGCATCTGGGCGATGGCGAAGATCATGGTCAGCGGGGTGACGCCGAACACCTTGAAGTTCACCCAGAAGTCCGTGCTCTGGGTGCGCCAGATGATCTCGTTCAGCACCGCCATGCCGGCGAAGAACAGCGCCCAGCGCAGCGTGAGGATGCGCCAGCCCTGCGGCGTCAGGTTGAACACCTGGTCGAACATCACGGCGATGAAGGAGCGGCCGAACAACAGGCCGCCGCCGAGGATCGCCGCGAACAGGCCGTAAATGATGGTCGGCTTGAGCTTGATGAAGGTCTCGTCGTGCAGCACCAGGGTGAGCGTGCCGAACACCAGCACGATCACGCCCGTCACGATCGCCATGATCGGAATGTGGCGCGTCACTACGTAGGACGCGACCATCGCGATTGCGATCGCCACCATGAAGGCCCCGGTCGCGGCGAACAGGTTGAACTTCGCGTTGACGAAGAAGAACACGAGCAGCGGACCGAGCTCGGTCGCCAGCTTGAACAGCGGATGCGGCTGGGTCTTGTCCATTACCTGACCTTTGTTGCTGTCATGCCCCGCGCAGGCGGGGCATCCAGTACGCCGTGCCGCCGATTGTAGACCACAGGCGACTCGGAATACTGGATCCCCCGCCTTCGCGGGGGATGACGAAAGAAACCTATGACTCGATTCCGGCGATGGCGCGGGCGAAATCACGCGCGGTGAAGGGCGCGAGATCGTCGACGCCTTCGCCGACGCCGATGAAATGCACCGGCAGCTTGAACTTCTCGGCGAGCGCCACCAGGATGCCGCCGCGCGCGGTGCCGTCGAGCTTGGTCATCACGAGGCCGGTGACCCCGGCGGTGCGATGGAACGCCTCGACCTGCGACAGCGCATTCTGGCCGACGGTGGCGTCCAGCACCAGCAGCACGGCATGCGGCGCAGTGTCATCCACCTTGCGGATGACGCGCACGACCTTTTCGAGCTCGTTCATCAGCTCGGCCTTGTTCTGCAGACGCCCGGCGGTGTCGATCAGCAGCACGTCGATGTTCTGCTCCCTGGCCGCCGTCAGCGCGTTGAAGGCGAGGCTTGCGGAATCCGAGCCCTGCGCGCCCGCGATGACGGGCGTCTTCGTGCGCTCGCCCCAGACCTTGAGCTGCTCGATCGCCGCCGCGCGAAACGTGTCGCCGGCGGCGAGCATCACCTTGCGGCCTTCGGAGGCGAATTTTTGCGAGAGCTTGCCGATCGTGGTGGTCTTGCCGGAGCCGTTGACGCCGACCACGAGGATGACGAAAGGCTTCCTGGCCGCATCGATCACGAGGGGCTTCGCCACCGGCGCCAGCACCTTCTCGACCTCGGTGGCGACGACGTCCTTGACCTCGTCCGTCGAGATCGCCTTGTCGTAGCGGCCGGTGCCGACCGCATCCGCAATGCGCACCGCGACGGAGGTGCCGAGATCGGCGCGCAGCAGCACGTCCTCGATGTCGTCGAGCATGGCGCGGTCGAGCTTGCGCTTGGTGACGAGGTCGGCGACCGCGGTCCCGAGCGAGGACGAGGTGCGCTTCAGCCCGTTGGACAGGCGGCGCCACCAGCTCAGCTTGGGGGTCTCGGAGGTGGTATCGTTCATGGAGGCGTGTTAGCCGTTCCCGCTTCCAAACGAAAGTCTTGCAATTGCTCGATGTTCCCCAATTGACGGCTGACGAGATCTTGAGCCGCGTGCTCCATCGCGACGGCCTGATGCTGGTCATCGACAAGCCGGCCGGCCTGCCGGTGCATCGCGGCCCCAAGGGCGGTCCCAATCTGGAGGATTCCTTCGACGCGCTGCGCTTCGGCCTGCCGCGCCCGCCGGTGCTGGCCCACCGGCTGGACAAGGACACCTCCGGCTGCCTCGTGCTCGGCCGCCATCGCAAGGCGACCGCCTCGCTCGGCCTCCTCTTCAAGCACGGCAAGATCGGCAAGACCTACTGGACCGTGGTCGAGGGCGGCCCCACTGACGACGAAGGCACCATCGACATGCCGCTGGGACGGCTCAATGCCGAGCGCGGCTGGTGGCAGAAGCCCGATCCGGAAGGCCAGAAGGCCGTCACGAATTGGAAAGTGATGGGCCGCGGCGACGGCTTCACCTGGCTCGCCATGGAACCAGTGACGGGACGGACCCATCAATTGCGGGTGCATTCGTCGGCCACCGGCTGGCCGATCTTCGGCGACAACATTTACGGCAACGGCCCGCGCTTCGGCGAGCCGAAGCTGCACCTGCATTCCCGCGAGATCGTGGTGCCGATCTCCCGGAACAAGGAGCCGGTCCGCGTCGTGGCGCCGGCGCCGGCGCACATGCACGAGAAGCTGAGGGCTTGCGGCTGGAACGGGGAGTAGCTGCCGCTGGTGTTCACCTCTCCCGCTCGCGGGAGAGGTCGCGCCGAAGGCGCGGGTGATGGTTCTTTCTCCCGGGAATGTCCCGTTGCGGAAACACCCTCTCCCCGACCCTCCCCCGCAAGCGGGGGAGGGAGGCCAACGCATTCGCAGCGGAAGCTCGCCAAGCTCTCCGCCCCATGGTTTACGAAACCTTCAGTTCTCGTCCCTCATGATCGCGATTGCTTAGAACAAGCTTCCGTCAATTCGCTCAGGACGAGCAACGCGTCATGTCCACGGCCGGGCTATCGATCATCGACGAGGTCGAATCCGCGATTCGCGCCGGCTCGCCGGAGAAGGGCCTGGCAACGGCCCGCCGGGTCACCGACCTGTTCCTCACCTCCGCCGGCAGTTTCGACGACGAGCAGATCGCGCTGTTCGACGACGTGCTCGATCGCCTGATCGGCACCATCGAGCTGCGCGCGCTCGCCGACATGGGCGCACGCATCGCGCTCGCCGAGATCAGCGCGCAGCTGGCGCCGGTCGCGCAGGCGCCGCCTTCCGTGATCCGCCGCCTCGCCGGCAACGACGAGATCCGCATCGCCGGTCCCGTACTGCAGGAATCCGCCCGCCTCGACGACAGCGAACTGGTGAAGATCGCATCAGCCAAGGGCGAGCCGCATCTGCTCGCGATCGCCGGCCGCTGGTGGCTGAAGGAGATCGTCACCGACGCGCTGCTGGCGCGCCGCTATCCCAGTGTCAGCCGCAGGATCGCCGCCAATCCCGGCGCGCGCGTCTCCGGGAGCGGATTCGCGCTCATGGTCGCCCAAGCCGAGGCGGATCCTGAGCTTGCCGTCAGCGTCGGCGTCCGCGTCGACCTGCCCTCGGAGCTGCGCCGCCGATTGCTGCGCTCGGCCACCGATGCCGTGCGCGCCCGCCTGTTGTCGCGCGCACCGCCACATCTGTTCGAGGAGATCCAGAGCGCGATCGCCGCCATAGCCGTCGGCGTCGAGCGCGAGATGTCGGGTGTTCGCGATTTCGAAGGCGCCAAGCGCGCCGTCGCAGGCCTCAAAGCCACCGGCCAGCTCAACGAGGCGACGCTGCTCGGCTTCGCCAGGCAGCGGCGTTACGAGGAGACCGCCGCCGCCCTGGCCGCCTTGTCCGGCTCGACCGTCGAGGTGATCCGTCCACTGATGCAGAGCCTGCGCGACGACGGCCTCCTGGTGCCGTGCAAGGCCGCCCAGCTCAGCTGGGAAACCGCCATCGCCGTGCTCGAAAGTCGCTTCGCCACCGGCGCGATGAAGCCCGCGGACCTCGCGCGAGCGCAAGCGCATTATGCGCGGATGACGGCGGAGGATGCCAAGCGGACGCTGCGGTTCTGGCAGGTGCGGGCGTCGTAAATTCTGTTTGGTGGATGCGGCGTTGCACGGTTTTCCCTCTCCCCTTGTGGGAGAGGGTGGCTCGCCGCGTAGCGGCGAGACGGGTGAGGGGTATCTCTCAGCGCGCGAGCCGCTCGCAATGGCGTATGCTGAAACAACCCCTCATCCGGCGCTTCGCGCCACCTTCTCCCACAAGGGGAGAAGGGAAAAGCAACGAGCTACGCAGTCAGCCGTTCGCCATCACTGCCGGTGATCGTCCGCGGCACGACGCTGCCGACGCGCTCGCCTGCAATCGCCACCGGCAGGTAATGCTCGGTGCGGCCCTGCGCCTCGCTCTCGATCAGCACCTGCCGCGTCTTTCCCACCTCTGCTTGCAGCCGCTTGCGCAGCGCCGCTTCGCCTGCCGCGCGCAGCCGTTTCGCACGCTCCTTGACCGCCGGCCCCGCCACCTGCGGCATCCTTGCGGCCGGCGTGCCCGGGCGGGGCGAATAGGGGAAGACGTGCAGGAATGTCAGGCCGCATGCCTCGACGAGATCGAGCGAACGCGAGAACATCTCTTCCGTCTCGGTCGGGAAGCCCGCGATGATGTCGGCGCCGAACACGACGTCGGGGCGCAGGCGGCGGACCTGGTCGCAGAACGCGATCGCGTCCTGCCGCGAATGCCGCCGCTTCATGCGCTTCAGGATCATGTCGTCGCCGGATTGCAGCGACAGGTGCAAGTGCGGCATCAGCCGAGCGTCCTCGGCGATGGCATCGAGCAGATCGTCATCCGCCTCGATCGAATCGATCGAGGAGATGCGCAGGCGCTTCAGCTCCGGCACGTGCCGCAAAATCTGCTTCGTCAGCAGGCCGAGCTTGGGCGCGCCCGGCAGGTCGGCGCCGTAGCTGGTGAGATCGACGCCGGTCAGCACGATCTCGGCATGGCCGCGCATCGCCAGCGCCCGCACCTGCTCGACCACCGCGCCCATCGGCACCGAGCGCGAATTGCCGCGGCCATAGGGAATGATGCAGAAGGTGCAGCGATGGTCACAGCCGTTCTGCACCTGCACGAACACGCGCGGCAGGCCGCTCGCATAGCCGTCGACGAGATGCGGCGCCATCTCCCTGACAGCCATGATGTCGCTGACGGCAATCTTCTCGCAGGCGCCGAGGTCCAACGCGCTGCGCGTCTCCTGCCACGCAGACGCGCGCATCTTGTCGTCATTGCCGAGGACGCGATCGACCTCGGCCATGTCGGCGAACATCGCCGCTTGCGTCTGTGCCGCGCAGCCGGTCACGACGATGCGCGCGCCGGGCCGTTCGCGCTTCAATTTGCGGATCGATTGCCGCGCCTGCGCCACCGCCTCGTTGGTGACCGCGCAACTGTTGATGACGATGGTGTCTTCGAGCCCGGCAGCTTCGGCTTCGCGGCGCATTACCTCGGCCTCGAAGGCGTTGAGGCGGCAGCCGAAGGTGACGATGTCGACGGCCATCAGGCGACCGGCGCAAACAGCGCCGGATCGAACTTGCCCTCATATTCGAAGGTCGCGGTGCCCGTCATCAGCACGTGGTCGTCGCGCTCGCGCCATTCGATGCCGAGCTTGCCGCCGGGCAGCGTGATCTCGACATTGCGCTCGGCGCGCTTCAGCCGGGCCGCGGCCACGGCCGTGGCGCAGGCCGCCGAGCCGCAGGCCCTGGTCAGACCGGCGCCGCGCTCCCAGGTGCGGATCGTGATGTGCTTGTCATCGACGATATGGGCGAGCGTGATGTTGGCGCGCTCCGGGAAGATCGGATGGTTTTC contains:
- a CDS encoding thioredoxin family protein, translating into MTAMTASHLSRWSGALWSGALGICAIVAVIRPAEAEPRAVVELFTSQGCSSCPPADQIIGDLSKDPSIIALSMPIDYWDYLGWKDTLADSRFSARQRAYSRMRGDREVYTPQVVVNGSTHVVGNDRAGIENAIGKATKGTGVMSVPVTMSLAGKQINVSVAASNEPAVSRGEVWICSIAKSVPIAITRGENRGQQVTYHNVVRNLLKVGDWTGRPESWTVPIENLTRDGVDGAVVYVQDGSRERPGPMLGAAYTSLH
- the acnA gene encoding aconitate hydratase AcnA, with the translated sequence MTSLDSFKCKKTLKVGAKTYVYYSLPTAEKNGLKGISKLPYSMKVLLENLLRNEDGRSVKKEDIVAVSKWLRKKSLEHEIAFRPARVLMQDFTGVPAVVDLAAMRNAMQKLGGDAEKINPLVPVDLVIDHSVIVNFFGDNKAFGKNVTEEYKQNQERYEFLKWGQKAFSNFSVVPPGTGICHQVNLEYLAQTVWTKKEKMTVGKKTGTFEVAYPDSLVGTDSHTTMVNGLAVLGWGVGGIEAEACMLGQPLSMLLPNVVGFKLKGALKEGVTATDLVLTVTQMLRKLGVVGKFVEFFGPGLDHLSVADKATIANMAPEYGATCGFFPVDAAALDYLKTSGRASARVALVQAYAKAQGLFRTAKSPDPVFTETLTLDLGDVVPSMAGPKRPEGRIALPTVAEGFSLALGSEYKKAEEPTKRFPVEGKNFDIGHGDVVIAAITSCTNTSNPSVLIGAGLLARNAAAKGLKAKPWVKTSLAPGSQVVAEYLANSGLQPYLDKVGFNLVGFGCTTCIGNSGPLPEEISKSINDNGVVAAAVLSGNRNFEGRVSPDVQANYLASPPLVVAYALAGSVTKNLATEPLGEGKDGKPVYLKDIWPTTKEINAFMKKFVTASIFKKKYADVFKGDTNWRKIKTVESETYRWNMSSTYVQNPPYFDGMKKEPEPVTDIVEARILAMFGDKITTDHISPAGSIKLTSPAGKYLSEHQVRPADFNQYGTRRGNHEVMMRGTFANIRIKNFMLKGADGNIPEGGLTKHWPDGEQMSIYDAAMKYQEEKVPLVVFAGAEYGNGSSRDWAAKGTRLLGVRAVICQSFERIHRSNLVGMGVLPLTFEEGTSWSSLGLKGDEKVTLRGLVGDLKPRQKLTAEIVSGDGSLQRVSLLCRIDTLDELDYYRNGGILHYVLRKLAA
- the ccmA gene encoding heme ABC exporter ATP-binding protein CcmA; translated protein: MRLSGQGVACVRGGRQVFAGLDFAAVSGEAVAVVGRNGSGKTSLLRLIAGLLVPAGGQIALAGGDAELTLPEQCHYLGHRDALKPALSVAENLTFWADFLGGERGDAAATLATVGLDHATHLPAGFLSAGQRRRLSLARLLTVRRPVWLLDEPTNALDVAGQDMFGGLMREHLSRGGLIVAATHAPLGIESRELRIGGAA
- the ccmB gene encoding heme exporter protein CcmB, which encodes MTALSALIRRDIRIALRVGGGALIGVLFFLTVVVLMPFAVGPDLALLSRLGPAILWLGALLASLLTLDRLFMADHEDGSLDLITMSRTPLELACAAKALAHWLAAGLPLIVATPVLGLLLNLDMVATGAVALTLLAGTPALTFTGMIGAALAVTLHRGGLLMAVLVLPLSIPVLIFGVAASQAVIVGPMTFGAPFSILCALSLVSLVIGPFAAAASLRHGLD
- a CDS encoding heme ABC transporter permease, whose translation is MSLIDLANPTRFLALTARVLPWLAAATVVLLAIGLYQAALAPDDYQQGATVKIMFIHVPNAWLSMFVWGVMSIASLGTLVWRHPLADVAAKAAAPIGAAFTFLALLTGSLWGRPMWGTYWEWDARLTSVLILFLMYLGLMALWRAVDDPSRAARAAAVLTLVGALNLPIIKFSVDWWNTLHQPASVMRMGGSALDKSFLIPLLVMAVAFTLLFVTLHLAAMRNEILRRRVRSLQMMQASRVAFSSEMGAGSHGQNANEVGAA
- the ccmD gene encoding heme exporter protein CcmD codes for the protein MMMSLGPYASFIVTSYAAAAFVVAILIGWIALDYRNQTQRLRELEERGITRRSGRSATDLR
- a CDS encoding DsbE family thiol:disulfide interchange protein, whose protein sequence is MSDQPASAAPQRRTFLMVLPLIAFIGLALLFWFRLGSGDISRIPSALIGRPAPQTILPELAGLQDNGAQVPGLDPAAFKGKVSLVNVWASWCVPCHDEAPLLTELAKDKRFQLVGINYKDAADNARRFLGRYGNPFSRVGVDANGRASIEWGVYGVPETFVVGPEGTIVYKLVGPITPDNLRTVLMPQMEKALKAGS
- a CDS encoding septation protein A, which produces MDKTQPHPLFKLATELGPLLVFFFVNAKFNLFAATGAFMVAIAIAMVASYVVTRHIPIMAIVTGVIVLVFGTLTLVLHDETFIKLKPTIIYGLFAAILGGGLLFGRSFIAVMFDQVFNLTPQGWRILTLRWALFFAGMAVLNEIIWRTQSTDFWVNFKVFGVTPLTMIFAIAQMPLTKRYHLEPVSLERSEAEAGDISKG